A stretch of the Acyrthosiphon pisum isolate AL4f chromosome A2, pea_aphid_22Mar2018_4r6ur, whole genome shotgun sequence genome encodes the following:
- the LOC115034180 gene encoding uncharacterized protein LOC115034180 — translation MTTYIILYLFLYLFQLMAFWDVVHFLNDNSVEAVPHIWFKNKTCAWPKDPKQIKKFIEKRKIPNEKEFVFYPARKFKEKSYESLSEARSKSIKAVHNSDLSTTEDDRVKNKRLRRRKCLSLSPNLKKKISKSSHNITADTFPPRYRLKKGTLPKELLFLYLIKAVVVELTMLNKSNSQICKSIENLDYKMQVIMKADSRVRALAMPIPKLPSALINIIPVKTNDELEIKSFLFVKIGCNSSFSASIKEAINSCFKYELLSEFSYKGKTKRKFIDLKLFEVIYETLSGFRKTPVDEQKFHNVTDNYLRHAPKKFTKPAS, via the exons ATgactacatatataatattatatttgtttttatatttatttcagctGATGGCTTTCTGGGacgttgtacattttttaaatgacaacagTGTTGAGGCAGTTCCACATATATGGTTTAAAAACAAGACATGTGCTTGGCCTAAAGATCCaaaacagataaaaaaattcatagaaaAGCGTAAAATACCAAATGAGaaagaatttgtattttatccagccagaaaatttaaagaaaaaagttatg AAAGTTTATCAGAAGCTAGATCAAAGTCAATTAAAGCAGTACATAATTCTGATTTATCCACCACAGAAGACGATAGAGTCAAAAATAAACGATTAAGAAGacgaaaatgtttaagtttatctcctaacttgaaaaaaaaaatatccaagtcATCACATAACATAACAGCTGATACCTTTCCACCAAGATACAGACTGAAGAAAGGTACCTTACCTAaagaattactatttttatatttaata aaagctGTTGTTGTCGAA CttacaatgttaaataaatccAATAGTCAAATATGTAAgtcaattgaaaatttagactACAAGATGCAAGTTATAATGAAGGCCGACTCTAGAGTTAGAGCTTTGGCAATGCCAATTCCTAAGTTGCCGTCAgcattgataaatattattcctGTAAAAACTAATGATGAGTtagaaatt AAATCTTTTCTTTTTGTGAAAATTGGTTGTAACTCATCGTTTAGTGCGTCAATAAAAGAAGCTATTAACAGCTGTTTCAAGTATGAACTTCTAAGCGAATTCAGTTATAAAGGCAAAACTAAAAGGAAGTTCATAGATTTGAAGCTTTTTGAAGTGATTTATG AAACATTATCTGGATTTAGAAAAACTCCTGTTGATGAACAAAAATTCCACAATGTAACTGACAATTACTTGAGACATGCCcccaaaaaatttacaaaacctgctagttga